The Hyalangium gracile genomic sequence CGCACTCCAGGTTGACGATGGTGCCGCGGTGGATGCGAACGAACTGGCGCTCCGGCAGACGCTCCTCCCACTCGGCGAGCGGACGGGTCATCAGGTAGCGCTGCCCGTCCCGGGTGACGAGCTCCGAGTAGTCACCCGCGCTGCACAGACACGCGATGTCGCTCACGCGCACGAAGCGAGCGCGCCGGTCCGCCGAGAGGAACAGGTGGTCCTCGGCCGTCAGCGGCCGCCCCGCCTCGGGAGTCGGAGCGGGAGTCGTGTGCTTCAGCAGCCGCTCGACGGTGGCGCGCAGCCGCTGGGGGTGGACCGGCTTGAGGAGATAGTCCAGCGCGTTGACCTCGAAGGCCCGCATGGCATGCGCGTCGTAGGCGGTGACGAACACCACCTGGGCGCGGAGCTCCACACGCGAGAGCAGATCGAAGCCCGACGCGCCCGGCATCTGCACATCGAGGAAGATGACGTCCGGATCCAGCTCGGCGATGCGCTGGATGGCCTCGTCGACGTCCGCCGCTTCGCCCAGCACCTCCACCTCGGGATGAGCGCGGAGCAGCGTGCGTAGCTCGCCTCGAGCGAGCCGCTCGTCATCCACCAGCAGGGCGCCCAGCCGGGTCTTCATGCCGCCTGCCTTCGGGCCAGCTCCACGGACAGCGTGGCGCGGACCCAGCCACCGTCCTCGCGCAGCTCGAAGCGGTGGCGGCCCGGAAAGGCGTGGGCCAGACGCTCGCGAATGTTGGTCAGGCCGGTGCCTGTGCCCTCCACCCTGCCCTTCACCTCCGTCGAGTCACGGGGCGAGGGGCGCAGGCTTCCGGTGTTGGACACCTCCACCTCCAGGCCATTGCCCACCCGCGCGGCGCGGATGCGCAGCTCGAGGGGCCCCTTGCGTGCGTCCAGTCCATGCTTCACGGCGTTCTCCACCAGCGGATGAATGAGGAAGCCTGGCAGGCGGACCTCCTCGGCGTGAGGCTCGACGTCGAAGGTGACGCTCAGCCGCTCCTCGAAGCGGATGCGCTGGATGGCCAGGTAGCTGCGGACGGCGCGCAGCTCATCTCCCAGCGGCACGTCGCGGGCCTGGGTCTCCAGCAGCGAGTAGCGGAAGAACTCCGCCAGCTCGGTGATCATGTTGCGGGCGCGGCCTGGATCCTCGTCCACGAGGGCGCGGATGGAGTTGAGCGCGTTGAAGAGGAAGTGCGGGTTGACCTGGTAGCGCAGCATCTGCCAGCGAGACTCGGAAGCCAGTGAGAGGGCTCTCAGTGCCCGCTCCCGCTCGGCCTCGAGATCGAGCCGATAGGCGTAGCTGAGGAATAGGCCGATCCAGGCGAGCAGGACGATGTCGTAGTTGAGCAGATCGTGCGCGAAGTCCGGGTGGATGACGGGTTGGCTCCCGGTGGCCGAGCGCAGGACGACGAGCCACACCGCCGCCAGGGGCACCGAGCTCACAAGGCCCGCCAGGGCCAGCACCCACGCGCGAGGCTTTCGGTCCCAGAGCCACGAGAAGAGGAAGGCCAGGCCCGCGCTGATGGCGAGTCCGATGAGGGACCGATAGCCCTTGAACTGGATGACGGCGAGGTGCCGCACGAAGCCGCCGCTGATCAGTCCTGGAAGGGACAGCACGTAGCAAGCGATGGCATAGGCCAGCCACCCGAGGAACTGCACCTTCCAGAACCGCGCGCCGAGCCGCATACGCGTGTTCTACCTCGCCCGGCGGTGGAACACCTTGTTGATGACCTTCCAGGAGCCATCCACCTTGATGACGGTGAGATAGTCGGTGAGGAAGGCGTCCGGATAGTCGAGCTCCACCTTGGCCACGCCAACCTCGCCCGTGACGTCCAGGCTGACGATGCGGCGCTTGCGGCGGGCCTCATCCGCGGCGGGCTTGCCACTGACGCCCGAGATGTACTCGGCGGCGGTGCGCTGGTTGAGGGCGCCCTCGCGGATGAAGAACATCTTCATGTCCGGGTGGAACGCCGCGCGGAAGTGCTCGGGGTTGCCGGTGGCGTGGCCCTGGAGGTACAGCTCGACGGCCTTGCGCGCGCCGGCCTCGTCCTCCGAGGATGCCGGGGTGCCACGGGCCTCACTCGTGATGAGGACGCTGCCCAGGACGACCAGAGCGACGGCGATGGTGCTGCCAATGTAGAGCTTCATGGTGTGTATCTCCTCTCCTGCTGTTGTGAAGGCGTGTTGACTGCCGTGAAGGTGTGAGATCGGCCGTGGGGGGGAGGACCGCGCTGGCTCAGAGCTCCGCACGGGCGGCCTGGAGGGCGCGGCGGACGCTCGGAGAGGGCCCGTAAGGGTTCTCGTTCGCGCTGAGGCGAATGAGCGACGAGAAGGGAGGGCTGGCGCGAGGAGAGACCGATGTGGGAGCGCGAGCCAGGGACTCGGCGGCCAGACCCGCCATGGCGAGGCCGCCGCCCACGAGAAGCTGTCGTCGGTGGAAGTGCATGCGCCAGGAAGTAGCGAAGGCACGGCTCGACGAGGAGGGGGCGTTCTTCGAGCGGCGAAAAGACCCGGTGAGCGGCGCCCCGCCCCGACGAGCGGCACCACGCGGCACGCCAGCAATCGGGGAACTGGGGGTCGGTGGAACTCTCTACCCGTTCAGGCTGACAAGGAACCCTGTCGCCCCTGTCGGCTGAGCGTCCGACCAACTGGTCCTACAAGCAGACCAGTTCGCGCCCAAAGTGCAGCCGGAGGGGGGGCAGTGAACCGGTGTACCCAGGAAACCGTGTGCCATGGGAGAGCGGGACGGCCGGCGCGGGAGGACCCGTCAGCTGACGGGGGGACCCGCGCCGAGACGAGGGACCCGCGACCTGCGGACCCGACTCCGCGGACCCGTGCCCTGCAGGCCCGCGTCACTCGGGTTGCATCCACCCAGGCGGTTCAGCGCAGCTGGATCATGGCCTGAACGAGCGCCAGGGCCTCCGTCACCGTCTGCCAGACCTGCATGGCACTGAGTTCCTCCTCGCCGGCCTGGAGGCTGCGCTTCGCCGCCTTCTCCAGAGGCTCGAGAGCCGCCTGGATGAGCGCGACCTGCCTGGGCAGATCCACGGGCATCGGCGCGGAGGCCGCTCGAGCGAGCGCAGGAGCTACCTGCACGGGCCGCTCGGCCATGGTCGCGACCGCCTTGGTGAGCTGCTCCATGAACGGCGCCAGGTCCGTGGCGGGCGCCGCGGCCGAGGGCGCCGCCGCCGGTGCCTGCAGCGAGCGCTCCGCCAGCGCCTTCAGCACCTTCGCCAGGTGCTGGAGGTACGGCGAGAGGTCCGGCGCGGGAGGCACGTTCACCACGGGCGCCGGAGCCTGAGGAAGCGGTCGCTCCTTCACCTCGCGAGCCACCTGAGCCACCTCCAGCACGGCCTCGCGCAGCGCCTCCAGCTTCGGAGTCACCGCCGCCACCGGATCCTGCCCGGGCTTCCTGTCCTGCTGGCCCTTGCGCACCGTCTCCGCGGCCTGGCTCACCGCCTGGCTCACCGCGCCGAGCTGCTCCTCGATGGCGCTGAGCTGACCGGTGACGCGTGCCACCGGATCGTCCTCCTTGCCGCCCATGCGCTTGACCCGCGCGAAGCCCTGCTTGATCTCCTCCCAGCGCTTCGCCTTCTCCGGGGTGAGCCGCCCGCGCATCTCCGCCAGCTTGAGCAGGTTCTGCTCCGCCGCGGTGGTCAGCGTCTGGGACTCTCCCTGGTAGTGGTCATCGATGAGCCGCTCGAGCTCCTCGTCGGTCATCGCCGCAACCACCTTCTCGGAGAGCTTGTTCATGTTGCGGTAGCTGCCCTGCAACTTGAACGCGGGCTCGGTCCGGAAGCGCTCGTCCTGCGCCGCCGAGGCGATGTACTGCAGGTTCACCTTCAGCAGCACCTTCTGCACGCTGAAGAGCCGCTGCAGCACCGCGGTGATCTCCTGGATCTCCGCCGCCGCGTAGGCGTACGAGAACTCGCCCGTGTTCACCTCTTCGCCGCGCGCCATCCGGATGAACTTGTGGATGTCCCCCGGATCGCGCGTGGCCAGCGGCGCCAGCGCCGGGTTCGACGTCAGCGAGTTCTCGATGTAGCTGAGCGCGAACAGATCCTCCTTGCCATCCAGGATGTCGCCCAGGTTGTACGTGTCGGCGCGGTTCGCGAGCATGTCCGGGATGCGGAAGCGCTCGCCCGTCTCCGTGTACGGGTTGCCCGCCATCACCACGCAGAACTTCTTGCCCCGCAAGTCATACGTGCGCGTCCGCCCGTTCCACACGCCCTCGATGCGGCGCTGGCCGTCGCACAGCGAGATGAACTTCTGCAGCAGCTCCGGATCCGTGTGCTGGATGTCGTCGAGGTAGAGCATCACGTTGTTGCCCATCTCGAACGACAGGTTGATGCGCTCCACCTCCTGCCGGGAGGTGGCGTTGGGCGCCTCCGCCGGATCCAGCGACTTCACCGAGTGCCCCAGCGCCGGGCCGTTCACCTTCACGAACGTCAACCCCAGCCGGCTCGCCACGTACTCCATCAGCGTCGTCTTGCCGTAGCCGGGCGGAGACATGAGCAGCAGCATGCCCATGCGATCCGTGCGCTTGTTCTCCCCCGCCGCCCCGAGCTGCTTGGCCAGGTTGGCGCCAATCAGCGGCAGGTACACCCCGTCAATCAGCTGGTTGCGGACGAAGGACGAGAGCACCTTGGGGCTCATCTCCTCCAGCCGCAGCTTCCTGCGCTCGCGCTCCAGCTGATCGCGCAGCACGCCGCGGTAGGCGTGGTAGGCGGGCACGCGCAGCTGCCGGAACTCGCCCAGCCGCGCCAGGAACTCGTCCAGCCGCAGCGTCATCTTTCGGTCCGTGATGCGCGGGTGCTGGCCCAGCAGCCCCGTCACCTCCAGCGCCGTCAGTGCCCCCGCCTCCTGGCGATCCAGCTTGCGCTCGGTGAGCAGCAGCACCGCGGCCTCCACCGCCACGTGCGCCGCGGCCCCCGGGCCTCCCTCGCGCTGGGCCAGGTACGCGTCCAGCCACGCCCGGGCGATGCGCAGGCGCTCGGGGAGGTTCTTCTCCAGGCCTCGCAGATCGTCCTCGAACGCCGGCCGAGTCCCCTGCCGATCGAGCTGGCTGATGAAGGACTCTCGCAGCGCCACCGCCTCGGAGCTGGTGGTGAAGCGCGGCCGATCCTCCGCCAGCTCCTCCACCAGGTAGCGCCCGGCCTGCCGGGCCTCCGCGGGTGAGTGAGCGATCTTGTGGGCGCTGAGGAAGGCCCCCACGCGCTCGCCCAGCTCATCCCCGAGCACCGTCAGCTCCGCCACGCTGGAGAACACCTTGCGCAGGCGCGCCAGGCTGCGCGCCCGGCGGTGGAACACGGCGCGGCTCGCCTCCTCCGTGTCGAAGGCCCAGAACAGGGCGGCCCAGGCACGCGGCGTCGGAGCGAAGCGCAGCAGCCCCGCGCCCTGGTGCAGCGTGAGCAGCTTCTCGAGGATGCTCACCGCGTCCGCGTCGTGGATGCCGCGCTCATAGCCCTCGTCGAAACGCTCGGCCGAGTACGCACGCACGCGCTCCAGCAGCGTGCCCGCCGTCACGGCCTCGTGCAGGGCCGTCAGGCTCACGCTCCCCTTCCCCTCCTCCGCGTCCGCGAGGATGCACGCGGCCAGGTACTCCGACCGGTACACCTCGCGCGTCTCGGAGACGAGGTGCTGGTCCCACAGCTCCCGGTACTTCTCCAGCTCCGGGTCCTCCAGCTTCTGGGCGTAGTCCGTGCCCGTCAGCTGCATGTAGAGCGCGCCGTCGCGCGGCACCAACGTCAGCTCCAGCGGCTGGGTGTTGACGTTGAAGCGGTACTTCCCGAACTTGATGACGGCCTGGCCGTCCTCGAACAGATCCTGCCGATCCCTCAGCGCGCGCAGCGCGTCCTGGCGCGCCGTCTTGATCCGGGACAGCACCTCATCCGACCGGACGCTGTCCTGCAGCTCCATCAGCTGGTCGGCCAGCTGCCGCAGCTTCTGGACCATCGAGTCGGACGCGAAGTACGTGTTCAGCTCGTCGTCCGTCTTGAAGGACTTCCCCCGGCGCTGCACGCCCACGAGGATGCGCTCGGCGGCGCTGAACAGGTTCTGCGCGCGACGCTGACGCTCGTCCACCAGCGCCTGCTTCTTGGCGCCGAACGCCTCCAGCAGCTCCTCACGCTTCTGGGTGATGGGCCCCAGGAACTCGTCGAACTCGCCGAAGCGGCCCTCCAGCTCCTCGAGCTGGACGGTGATGCGGGACAGGCCCTCGTCGCACTTCTCGGGCGAGTCCGCCACCGCCAGGCCGCTCTCGATGTTCTGCGTGAGCAGCTTGAACTGGGCGCCGAACTCCGCGCGCTTCTCGCGGCCCACCAGCTCCTTGCGCTTCACCTGGAGCCCGGCGCGCACCCGGTTGAGCCGGGAGAACAGCTCGGACACACCCTCCAGGATCTTCGCGCGCGCCAGCGGATCACCCACCTGGAGCCCGCCCACCACCTCGCCCAGCACCTCCAGGCCCTTGCCCACCGTCTCGATGTCCTCGGCGAGCGGGGCCAGCTCCATCGTCGTCTGCACCGGCTCCAGCTTCGCCAGCAGCACGTCCAGCCGCTCTCCCACCGGCTGCAGCGCCTCGCCCTTCTGGAAGAAGGTGACGCACTCGGCGCTGACGCGGTCCGTCTCCTCGACGACCTGCTTCTCCAGCGCATCCACTCGCGCCAGATCGATATAGCGGATCTCCTTGAGGGAGATCAGGTGACCGCGCTGCTGGCGCAGCT encodes the following:
- a CDS encoding LytR/AlgR family response regulator transcription factor produces the protein MKTRLGALLVDDERLARGELRTLLRAHPEVEVLGEAADVDEAIQRIAELDPDVIFLDVQMPGASGFDLLSRVELRAQVVFVTAYDAHAMRAFEVNALDYLLKPVHPQRLRATVERLLKHTTPAPTPEAGRPLTAEDHLFLSADRRARFVRVSDIACLCSAGDYSELVTRDGQRYLMTRPLAEWEERLPERQFVRIHRGTIVNLECVERVEVQSDEGFHVHVRGAGNPLPMSRRYAARLKVRLA
- a CDS encoding sensor histidine kinase gives rise to the protein MRLGARFWKVQFLGWLAYAIACYVLSLPGLISGGFVRHLAVIQFKGYRSLIGLAISAGLAFLFSWLWDRKPRAWVLALAGLVSSVPLAAVWLVVLRSATGSQPVIHPDFAHDLLNYDIVLLAWIGLFLSYAYRLDLEAERERALRALSLASESRWQMLRYQVNPHFLFNALNSIRALVDEDPGRARNMITELAEFFRYSLLETQARDVPLGDELRAVRSYLAIQRIRFEERLSVTFDVEPHAEEVRLPGFLIHPLVENAVKHGLDARKGPLELRIRAARVGNGLEVEVSNTGSLRPSPRDSTEVKGRVEGTGTGLTNIRERLAHAFPGRHRFELREDGGWVRATLSVELARRQAA
- a CDS encoding nuclear transport factor 2 family protein produces the protein MKLYIGSTIAVALVVLGSVLITSEARGTPASSEDEAGARKAVELYLQGHATGNPEHFRAAFHPDMKMFFIREGALNQRTAAEYISGVSGKPAADEARRKRRIVSLDVTGEVGVAKVELDYPDAFLTDYLTVIKVDGSWKVINKVFHRRAR
- a CDS encoding DNA repair ATPase, whose translation is MATDGAKPAATAPAGETTLEGGSYEVIRARLLAQAEELGTRAADLNARRKALFGGTELTVIGNERVRTENNCVPRDIISVGKYLLFGYNVFIGLKKETVVADVFSLHKFEKTAEGFDLSTVPPTEGGGFLADPRFVKDFGELYKYYKDAKLLQLSRTESRLLAVFQTGQTLRDIKVFRFSIDVEGKATYIDNQGERDLVLPPSHDFEWTVTSRENYVLGTHPHVNILDQVFVETVKGDLTVKVEDNTSSGLGIYSEPVEDADQSLDDAEIAYAKVGGLILLRVLPFREKAHRYLVFNTRTQHVVRIDAIGQACVRLPEDQGVIFPGGFYLQTGDYKVFEGTSEGMEFTRSIRSPNGEDVLYIFHRREEGSYVLFPYNLVRKEVQNPLIGHGYSLFGDGCLVVFKAATNEPTRVHPMQIWQTPFVSAEHAATLPPAPGYLGKVGNAELVRGISDALTLQRIAKSEKPTRRSYEDLITSVTRALDAYYWLGHAEVKLQEPMEALRRTSELIIDEFEKVQALQKRAVEAIAGADAKQQALLLKVRPEELTNADAYMHALTELRQQRGHLISLKEIRYIDLARVDALEKQVVEETDRVSAECVTFFQKGEALQPVGERLDVLLAKLEPVQTTMELAPLAEDIETVGKGLEVLGEVVGGLQVGDPLARAKILEGVSELFSRLNRVRAGLQVKRKELVGREKRAEFGAQFKLLTQNIESGLAVADSPEKCDEGLSRITVQLEELEGRFGEFDEFLGPITQKREELLEAFGAKKQALVDERQRRAQNLFSAAERILVGVQRRGKSFKTDDELNTYFASDSMVQKLRQLADQLMELQDSVRSDEVLSRIKTARQDALRALRDRQDLFEDGQAVIKFGKYRFNVNTQPLELTLVPRDGALYMQLTGTDYAQKLEDPELEKYRELWDQHLVSETREVYRSEYLAACILADAEEGKGSVSLTALHEAVTAGTLLERVRAYSAERFDEGYERGIHDADAVSILEKLLTLHQGAGLLRFAPTPRAWAALFWAFDTEEASRAVFHRRARSLARLRKVFSSVAELTVLGDELGERVGAFLSAHKIAHSPAEARQAGRYLVEELAEDRPRFTTSSEAVALRESFISQLDRQGTRPAFEDDLRGLEKNLPERLRIARAWLDAYLAQREGGPGAAAHVAVEAAVLLLTERKLDRQEAGALTALEVTGLLGQHPRITDRKMTLRLDEFLARLGEFRQLRVPAYHAYRGVLRDQLERERRKLRLEEMSPKVLSSFVRNQLIDGVYLPLIGANLAKQLGAAGENKRTDRMGMLLLMSPPGYGKTTLMEYVASRLGLTFVKVNGPALGHSVKSLDPAEAPNATSRQEVERINLSFEMGNNVMLYLDDIQHTDPELLQKFISLCDGQRRIEGVWNGRTRTYDLRGKKFCVVMAGNPYTETGERFRIPDMLANRADTYNLGDILDGKEDLFALSYIENSLTSNPALAPLATRDPGDIHKFIRMARGEEVNTGEFSYAYAAAEIQEITAVLQRLFSVQKVLLKVNLQYIASAAQDERFRTEPAFKLQGSYRNMNKLSEKVVAAMTDEELERLIDDHYQGESQTLTTAAEQNLLKLAEMRGRLTPEKAKRWEEIKQGFARVKRMGGKEDDPVARVTGQLSAIEEQLGAVSQAVSQAAETVRKGQQDRKPGQDPVAAVTPKLEALREAVLEVAQVAREVKERPLPQAPAPVVNVPPAPDLSPYLQHLAKVLKALAERSLQAPAAAPSAAAPATDLAPFMEQLTKAVATMAERPVQVAPALARAASAPMPVDLPRQVALIQAALEPLEKAAKRSLQAGEEELSAMQVWQTVTEALALVQAMIQLR